From the Mesotoga prima MesG1.Ag.4.2 genome, the window TCGGTTACTTCAAGCAGGCGGACTATCGATTTCCCTATTGTCGTCTTGCCACAGCCGGATTCTCCAACGATACCAATGGTCTTGCCACGATCGACGGAAAACGATACGTCATCAACTGCCTTTACGAAACCAACCACTCTTTCAACCAGGAAACCTTGTTTTATTGGAAAGTACTTCTTCAGATTTCTAACTTCAAGAAGCTTCATTCTTGAGCCTCCTTGACCAGCAACACTCTATTGGTGATTGGGTTCCAGCACCTGACAAAATGATTATCCTTAAGTTGTTCAAGCCTTGGTAATTCCTTATAACACCGATCAGTTGCCCTTGAACACCTTGGAAGGAAGGGACAAAGGTTTGGAGGATTAAGCATTATTGGCGGCTGGCCAGGAATCGGAAGAAGCTGATCTTGCTTTATATCAAGTCTAGGAATGCATTCAAGAAGAGCAAAGGTGTAGGGGTTCATTGGATTTTCGAAAATCTCCATTGAATCTGCCATTTCCATTTGATAGCTTCCATACATGACACTGATCTTAGTAGCTATTTCGGCGATCACAGCCAAATCGTGCGTGATAAAAATCATGCTACTATTGAACTGCTCTTGAAGGTCCTTCATCAGTTCAAGAATCTGAGCCTGAACCGTAACATCCAGAGCAGTAGAGGGTTCGTCCGCTACCAGAATCTCTGGATCGCACGAAAGCGCTATTGCTATCACTACTCTTTGACGCTGGCCTCCGGACAACTGAAAGGGGTAGTCATTAATCCTCTCCGAAGGTTTGGGAATTCCTACTTGCTCAAGCAATCTTATTGAGCGTTCCCTAGCTTCTTCTTCGGTAACCTTTTTGTGATGGACAATCGTTTCTATCATCTGGTTCCCAATTGTGTACATCGGGTCAAGAGAAGTCATGGGATCTTGAAAAATCATTCCGATGTGTTTTCCCCTTACCTTGGAAAAGCTTTCTTTAGGGAGCTTGACCAGATCAATATACTCCTTTTCTCCAGTCTTACTGAACTCATCCGTGAAAAATAGAATTTCACCCCCGGCTATAAAACCGGGACTGTCAGTCATTCCAGCTACGGACTTGACTGTAACACTTTTCCCCGAGCCAGTCTCCCCAACTATTCCCAAGACATCGTCCCTATGAAGATCGAAAGACACATCTTGAACGGCCTTAACAACTCCCTCGGCCATATTGAAGTGTGTAGAGAGATTCTTCACCGAAAGGATTGGCCTTTCCTGCAACCAAATCACCTCATATTCATTTTTCGCGTTATCACCCACGGAGTTAATGAATGCTACTGTATAATTATTACATATATTTGCACATAATATCAAGTGGCCGGGGGCGGTGTATGTTAGAAGCAGTAAGGGAAATATGGTTTGTAGAAGGTACTACCTACATCAAAATATGTTACGGAAATGTTTTTGTTGATGGTGAAGCGGGACAACTTGGAGACCGTGGAGAGGTAGATTCTTTCAAAATAAAATCTGTGAAGAAAATTGGAGACGAGGTTGTCTTAGAAATCGATGGAAAGATTGAAAAGAATAAGGGCGAAATGGTAGATATTAGGATCGATGAGGAAAGAAGAATAGATATCTCACAGCAACACACAGCTCAACACCTTCTTTCTGCTGTCTTTCTAAGCGAAATGGATGCCGAAACCGTAGGATTTCAGATGGGCGAGGAGTACACAACTATTGATCTCTCACTTGGAATTCTTAAGGATGATATGATCGATTATGTAGAGAGGCTTTGCAACAATTTTATCGGTGAGGATCGTGCGGTAAGGAAATTTGTTGTCGATAGGTCTGAAATCCAAAAATACCATCTTAGAAAAGAGATCAAGAGAGAGATCACTGAAAGCGAAAGAGAGATAAGACTTGTCGAAATAGACGGGATAGACCTAAGTGCCTGCTCGGGTCTTCATGTGGAACGTACTGGCCAGATTGGTTTATTGAAGATTTTGAAACACGAGAAAGTGAAAGGGTCGCTCACCAGAGTCTATTTTGTTGCAGGGAAAAGGGCTTTGAATGATTATTTCACTAAACATAAATTGATCACAAATTCCTCCCTCTTACTAACGTGCAGTTATTTGGATCTGACGGATAGAATTGCGTCTCTAATTGATGAAATCAGACAAGACAATTCGAAAATCAGGAGCTTTTCTGAAAGACTGGCGGGTTATGTTGCAAGAGAGATAAACGGATCAAAGTCACGAGTTATCTTTCTTGAGGATGAAGAGAGTATACTCGCTTCGATTCCAAGATTTGTCACACTTGAGGAGTATCTTATCATTGGAAAGTCTGATGATAGAATCCTTCTTTTCTGTAAAGGATACGATTGCCGAGAGGTTCTCACCAGGATAAAAAAGGAGTTCGACGTCAAGGGGGGATCCGGCAAAGAGAGAGGCCAATTTGTTTTCGACGGTGAGTTTGCCTCAATAAAGGAGCTGATTGAGAATAGCTATTGATTATCTAGAAGAAGTTGGTGAGCGATTTGAAGACAAGAGTACCCCCAAACAGCATTGAATCGGAAGAGGCGGTAATTGGAAGTATCTTGATAGATCCAGATGTTGTTCCGGATGTCATGGAACTCCTCACAGGCAGGGATTTTTACTCACGAAAGAATCAGCTGATTTTTTCCACGATGGAGAAGCTTTTCGATGAAGGAAGCCCTGTAGACATAGTTTCGGTGACGGAAAGACTGAGGACCGGCGGAGTCCTTGAGGAAGTTGGGGGTGAAGTCGAGCTGGCAAAGCTAGCCGATGTCGTTCCAACCTCTGCGAATTTCTTTTATTATGGTAAGACAGTAAAGGAGAAGTCATTACTTCGATCGCTCATAGCGGCGGCAAGTTCGATTGTCGAAAACGCATACGAAGGAGAAGACACGGACGAGATCCTGGACAACGCTGAGAAAGCTATTTTTCAAATCACCGAAGCCCAGATATCCAAAACCTATCAGCACATTGGAAAGATAATGCATGAACTGTTTCACAATCTGGAAAGGTTGAAAGAAAACGCCCTTACAGGAAGAATTACCGGAATAGCATCTGGGTACAGAAGACTCGACCAAGTCACTACAGGATTTCGACCATCCGATCTCGTCATTGTTGCATCTCGACCTTCTATGGGTAAAACTGCCTTTGCTTTGAGCCTGGCAAGCAACATGGCGCTGAAGTTTCAGCTACCGGTAGCTGTTTTTTGCCTAGAAATGTCCAAAGAACAGCTTGCACAGCGGTTGTTGTGTAATGTGACGAATTTTGAGCTGTCTCGGCTTCGCGCCGGAGATATCGGAAGCGAGGAGTGGAAAAGGCTAACAAATGGAGCCAGTACTCTCCAGACCGCGCCAATAATCATTGACGATGAGCCATCACTTGATCCTAGAACCTTGAGAGCCAAGGCAAGACGGATAAAGATGGAACACAACATTCAGGTTCTATTTGTCGATTACCTTCAACTAATGCATACTAAAAGCAGATCGGACAACAGGCAGCAGGAAATCTCGGAGATTTCGAGATCTATGAAGCTCCTCGCAAGGGAATTGAACATCACTGTTGTTGCTCTTTCGCAGCTTTCAAGGGCAGTGGAGCAAAGAGAAGATAAAATGCCGCGTCTAAGTGATCTTCGTGAATCGGGAGCCATAGAACAGGATGCCGATACCGTTATGTTTCTTTACAGAGAGGACTACTACAAAGACAAGAGTGAGGTCAGTGATTCACCACAAGTAACAAAAGTCATCATCGGGAAACAGAGAAATGGTCCAGTCGGTACTGTAGAACTAGTGTTCCATCCAAAGACCGCAACTTTCTATGATAAAGCCTTTGAGGCTGAAAAATGATTGAAGCCCGAAACCTTACGAGAAAGTTTGGGACTCTCGTAGCTGTAGATAGATTGAATCTTAACATTGCTTCCGGTGAAATATATGGCTTTCTTGGACCAAACGGAGCGGGAAAGACAACTACCATAAAGATGCTCACAGGAATTATCTCTCCTAGTCTGGGAGAGATATTTATCGACGGTCTTGACATGCAAAAGGACCTAATGGAGATCAAGAGGTTGATTTCAGTTGTCCCTGATGAACCAAAGATGTACGAGAATCTAAAGGGGCTGGAATTCGTCAAATTCATTATTGACGTCTATCGTCTCCCAGTGAAGGAAACTCTTAAAAAGCTCAATAATCTGGCTGAAGCCTTCAAGATCGATTATCTTGGGAAATACATAGGTGATTATTCGCATGGAATGAAACAGAAGCTGATGGTTGCAATTGCTCTGATGAGAGAACCATCAGTGGTCTTTCTTGACGAACCTACAGTTGGTCTAGACGCCTCGAGCGCGGGAAAGCTGAGAATCTTGCTCAGAAATATGGCCGATAATGGAACAACTGTGTTTATGACTACTCACGTTCTTGAAGTGGCCGAAAAGATGTGTGATCGAATCGGGATAATCGATAGCGGAAGGCTGATCGCTGAAGGTACTCTTTCAGATTTGAAAGAGAGTTTTGGAAGAGCTGAATCAAGTCTAGAGGAACTCTTTCTTGATATAACAGGCGACGGAGAAACCAAACTATCTATTGAAGGTTTCGAAGGGGAAGCTTGAAGATGCGACTTCTTCTTGTTCAGGAGTCTCTAATAGGAATGCTGGCTGTGTCGATGTTTTTTTGGAGCGCCTCTCTCTCAAGTGCTGTTTTGCTAATTGCGATTGTACTTGGATTGCTTGTTTACAGACCGGAGCTGGAGAATAAAATCGTTTCGAAGGACAGTTTACTGGAAATGGTCAGGGGAGTACTGAAGAGACCATTAACAATGGTTCTAATAGTTGCGATAATAGTATTGCGTAATCCAGGTGCTTACTCGATTCTTGCGATCATTTCTTCCATTTGTTTAGTTACTTCTCTTGCATCGGTCTCCTTTCTTATCTTCAAAGAACTCAGAAGGATAAGAGAGAATGTCCTGGCCATTTTCATTACCGTTGCTTCAATTATCTCGGGATGGCTATTTTCCGATTTTCTCTCCGCTCCATTCTTCAGCGGTAAGTTCCTTCCATCCTTTTGGATCTTCAAAATATCGGAAGGCGATCTCGTCGGCTTCCTAATGGTATCAGTATTGTCTATATGGCTTTTTAGAATGAGGCATAGATTAGACAAGAATACGTAGATTACGATCCCAAACAAAGCCTTAACTATAGAAAACTCAATGCGTAGTACAATCTAAGCGAAATCATTGAAGGGAGTTGAAAAACAAATGCAAGTATCACTTGATCAGTTTTTGGGAGCAATCATGTCGAGAGTAGATAATCTGGAGGCAACTATAGACGATTTAAGACTGAGAACAAATATCGCCATGCGTTTGGTTAAGTCGGTCGTTCCGGAACTTACTAGAGACGATGTTGAGAAGGCAGTTAGTGAAGAGCTTGAAATCACAAAGAACGCCGGTATGATGGAAGAAAGCGATGAGATTGAGGAGATTTCTTCAAGATTGACAGACAGCATCTTTGAATGGCTGCAGGGTGATGTAGCTGAACTGAGAGAAAAAATGGATGCCTACAGAAAAAAACTACAAGAAGCTATGGAAGCCGAAAAGAACAGAGTAATCGATGTCGCTCCTGCGGGTTTTGTGAATCAGCTTGGCCAGGAAAAGGGTCAAAAAAAGGGAAAGCTCCTGTTTTAGAAGATGAACTGAGGCGCATAGCGCCTCAGTTTCCTACATATCCCTCAATAAGCTTCAA encodes:
- a CDS encoding ABC transporter ATP-binding protein translates to MQERPILSVKNLSTHFNMAEGVVKAVQDVSFDLHRDDVLGIVGETGSGKSVTVKSVAGMTDSPGFIAGGEILFFTDEFSKTGEKEYIDLVKLPKESFSKVRGKHIGMIFQDPMTSLDPMYTIGNQMIETIVHHKKVTEEEARERSIRLLEQVGIPKPSERINDYPFQLSGGQRQRVVIAIALSCDPEILVADEPSTALDVTVQAQILELMKDLQEQFNSSMIFITHDLAVIAEIATKISVMYGSYQMEMADSMEIFENPMNPYTFALLECIPRLDIKQDQLLPIPGQPPIMLNPPNLCPFLPRCSRATDRCYKELPRLEQLKDNHFVRCWNPITNRVLLVKEAQE
- a CDS encoding alanyl-tRNA editing protein codes for the protein MLEAVREIWFVEGTTYIKICYGNVFVDGEAGQLGDRGEVDSFKIKSVKKIGDEVVLEIDGKIEKNKGEMVDIRIDEERRIDISQQHTAQHLLSAVFLSEMDAETVGFQMGEEYTTIDLSLGILKDDMIDYVERLCNNFIGEDRAVRKFVVDRSEIQKYHLRKEIKREITESEREIRLVEIDGIDLSACSGLHVERTGQIGLLKILKHEKVKGSLTRVYFVAGKRALNDYFTKHKLITNSSLLLTCSYLDLTDRIASLIDEIRQDNSKIRSFSERLAGYVAREINGSKSRVIFLEDEESILASIPRFVTLEEYLIIGKSDDRILLFCKGYDCREVLTRIKKEFDVKGGSGKERGQFVFDGEFASIKELIENSY
- a CDS encoding ABC transporter ATP-binding protein, with the protein product MIEARNLTRKFGTLVAVDRLNLNIASGEIYGFLGPNGAGKTTTIKMLTGIISPSLGEIFIDGLDMQKDLMEIKRLISVVPDEPKMYENLKGLEFVKFIIDVYRLPVKETLKKLNNLAEAFKIDYLGKYIGDYSHGMKQKLMVAIALMREPSVVFLDEPTVGLDASSAGKLRILLRNMADNGTTVFMTTHVLEVAEKMCDRIGIIDSGRLIAEGTLSDLKESFGRAESSLEELFLDITGDGETKLSIEGFEGEA
- the dnaB gene encoding replicative DNA helicase; the encoded protein is MSDLKTRVPPNSIESEEAVIGSILIDPDVVPDVMELLTGRDFYSRKNQLIFSTMEKLFDEGSPVDIVSVTERLRTGGVLEEVGGEVELAKLADVVPTSANFFYYGKTVKEKSLLRSLIAAASSIVENAYEGEDTDEILDNAEKAIFQITEAQISKTYQHIGKIMHELFHNLERLKENALTGRITGIASGYRRLDQVTTGFRPSDLVIVASRPSMGKTAFALSLASNMALKFQLPVAVFCLEMSKEQLAQRLLCNVTNFELSRLRAGDIGSEEWKRLTNGASTLQTAPIIIDDEPSLDPRTLRAKARRIKMEHNIQVLFVDYLQLMHTKSRSDNRQQEISEISRSMKLLARELNITVVALSQLSRAVEQREDKMPRLSDLRESGAIEQDADTVMFLYREDYYKDKSEVSDSPQVTKVIIGKQRNGPVGTVELVFHPKTATFYDKAFEAEK